Proteins from a single region of Campylobacter sputorum:
- the nifJ gene encoding pyruvate:ferredoxin (flavodoxin) oxidoreductase, whose translation MSKIMKTMDGNEAAAYVSYAFTEVAGIYPITPSSPMADHVDMWAAQGKKNLFGMPVKVIEMQSEAGAAGSVHGSLQVGALTTTYTASQGLLLKIPNMYKIAGQLLPGVIHVAARSLASQALSIFGDHQDIYACRQTGFAMLASDSVQEVMDIGGVAHLAAIKGKVPFLHFFDGFRTSHEIQKVEVMDYAEFDKLLDYEAIKEFRHNSLNPEHPKTRGTAQNDDIYFQTRELPNRYYDALPDIVAEYLKEISKITGRDYKPFNYYGHPEAEHIIVAMGSVNQAIEEVIDYLMEKGEKVGLVKVHLYRPFSVKYLFDVMPKSVKKISVLDRTKEPGSLGEPLYLDIKAAFYGKENAPLIIGGRYGLSSKDVDPAQIIAVYENLKSNNPKNGFTVGINDDVTHLSLEVGPKISVGDKNKKECLFYGLGADGTVGANKNSIKIIGDNTDLYAQAYFAYDSKKSGGYTRSHLRFGKKPIRSTYLVSNPHFVACSVAAYLEIYDVIDGIRENGTFLLNSIWDEKETVEKIPNKVKKILAQRKVNFYILNATKLAHDIGLGNRTNTIMQSAFFKLTDIIPFEDAQRLMKEFAKKTYGKKGDKIVEMNYKAIENGADKLVKVTVDPAWANLDDKQVAQTDKYIGSDFIENIVKPMNAARGDSLPVSAFLGHEDGSFEAGTTQYEKRGVGVMVPKWIEENCIQCNQCVFVCPHAVIRAFLVDDKEMASAPSGVKEHAIDAKGKDIKDYKYKIQVSPLDCTGCELCAQNCPSKEKSLVMVPLEDQIEKGEQENADYLFKNVTYKDDLTGKENVKGVGFAEPYFEFHGACPGCGETPYITLVTRLFGDRMIVANATGCSSIYGGSAPSMPYRKNKDGNGVAWGNSLFEDNAEFGLGMKIATETIRHRIENIMLDTMDKVPNSLSALYKDWIENKQSSSKSLEVRDRLIPILEQNKNIQGVEELLELKHYLAKKSQWIFGGDGWAYDIGYGGLDHVLASGENVNILVLDTEVYSNTGGQSSKSSRSGSIAQFTSSGKAVQKKDLGQIAMTYGNIFVAQINSNASQVQTIKAIIEAEAYDGPSIIICYSPCIAHGIKGGLSHSGNQAELATKCGYWPTYTFDPRLAKEGKNPLKLSAKEPEWDLYKNFLLSEVRYNALSKLNPEHAEELLEKNLQDAKRRYRQLKRLSEADFSNEI comes from the coding sequence ATGAGTAAAATTATGAAAACTATGGATGGGAACGAAGCTGCTGCTTATGTTTCTTATGCGTTTACAGAAGTTGCTGGAATTTATCCGATAACTCCAAGTTCTCCAATGGCTGATCATGTTGATATGTGGGCGGCACAAGGCAAAAAAAATCTTTTTGGTATGCCAGTTAAAGTTATAGAGATGCAAAGCGAAGCAGGAGCCGCAGGAAGTGTTCATGGTAGTTTGCAAGTTGGTGCATTAACGACAACTTATACTGCTTCACAAGGATTGCTTCTTAAAATACCAAATATGTATAAAATAGCAGGACAACTCTTACCTGGTGTTATACATGTTGCAGCTAGATCTTTAGCGTCTCAAGCTCTATCTATTTTTGGAGATCACCAAGATATTTATGCGTGTAGACAAACTGGTTTTGCTATGCTTGCAAGTGATAGTGTTCAAGAAGTTATGGATATAGGTGGTGTTGCCCACTTAGCTGCTATAAAAGGAAAAGTTCCATTTTTGCATTTCTTTGATGGATTTAGAACAAGCCACGAGATACAAAAAGTAGAAGTTATGGATTATGCAGAGTTTGATAAACTTCTTGATTATGAGGCTATAAAAGAATTTAGACATAACTCATTAAATCCAGAACATCCAAAAACAAGAGGAACAGCTCAAAATGATGATATCTATTTCCAAACAAGAGAGCTTCCAAATAGATATTATGACGCACTTCCAGACATTGTTGCTGAGTATTTAAAAGAAATTTCAAAAATTACTGGTAGAGATTATAAGCCATTTAATTATTATGGTCATCCAGAAGCTGAACACATAATAGTTGCAATGGGATCTGTAAATCAAGCTATAGAAGAAGTTATAGATTATCTTATGGAAAAAGGTGAAAAAGTTGGTCTTGTCAAAGTTCATTTATATAGACCATTTAGTGTAAAATATCTATTTGATGTTATGCCAAAAAGCGTTAAAAAAATATCTGTTTTAGATAGAACAAAAGAACCAGGAAGTTTGGGAGAACCATTATATTTAGATATAAAAGCTGCATTTTATGGCAAAGAAAACGCTCCTTTGATAATAGGAGGAAGATATGGACTTAGCTCAAAAGATGTTGATCCTGCACAAATAATAGCTGTTTATGAAAATTTAAAATCAAACAATCCTAAAAATGGCTTTACAGTTGGTATAAATGATGATGTTACTCATCTTTCTTTAGAAGTTGGACCTAAAATTTCAGTTGGCGATAAAAATAAAAAAGAGTGTTTATTTTATGGACTTGGTGCCGATGGAACAGTTGGTGCAAATAAAAACTCTATTAAAATTATTGGTGATAATACGGATCTTTACGCTCAAGCATATTTTGCATATGATAGTAAAAAGTCAGGTGGTTATACAAGAAGTCACTTAAGATTTGGTAAAAAACCTATTCGTTCAACCTATCTTGTTTCAAATCCTCATTTTGTTGCATGTTCTGTTGCTGCATATCTTGAAATTTATGATGTTATTGATGGTATAAGAGAAAATGGAACATTTTTACTTAACTCTATTTGGGATGAGAAAGAGACAGTTGAAAAAATTCCTAACAAAGTTAAGAAAATTTTAGCTCAAAGAAAAGTTAATTTTTATATACTAAATGCTACAAAATTAGCTCATGATATAGGTCTTGGAAACCGCACAAATACAATTATGCAATCAGCATTTTTTAAACTTACAGATATTATACCTTTTGAAGATGCTCAAAGATTGATGAAAGAATTTGCTAAAAAAACTTATGGTAAAAAAGGTGATAAAATAGTAGAAATGAACTATAAGGCCATAGAAAATGGTGCTGATAAATTAGTAAAAGTTACAGTTGATCCAGCTTGGGCAAATTTAGATGACAAGCAAGTTGCACAAACAGATAAGTATATAGGAAGTGATTTTATAGAAAATATAGTTAAGCCTATGAACGCTGCTAGAGGCGATAGCTTACCAGTTTCTGCATTTTTAGGACACGAAGATGGAAGTTTTGAAGCCGGAACAACGCAGTATGAAAAACGCGGTGTTGGTGTAATGGTTCCAAAATGGATAGAAGAAAACTGTATTCAATGTAATCAATGTGTGTTTGTTTGCCCACACGCTGTTATAAGAGCTTTTTTAGTAGATGATAAAGAAATGGCATCTGCTCCTAGTGGCGTAAAAGAACACGCAATAGATGCAAAAGGCAAAGATATTAAAGATTATAAATATAAAATTCAAGTTAGCCCACTTGATTGTACTGGTTGCGAACTTTGTGCTCAAAATTGCCCAAGTAAAGAAAAATCACTTGTTATGGTTCCTCTTGAAGATCAAATAGAAAAAGGTGAGCAAGAAAATGCTGATTATCTATTTAAAAATGTAACTTATAAAGATGATTTAACGGGCAAAGAAAATGTAAAAGGTGTTGGATTTGCAGAGCCGTATTTTGAATTTCATGGTGCATGTCCAGGGTGCGGAGAAACTCCTTATATAACACTTGTAACAAGACTATTTGGCGATAGAATGATAGTTGCAAATGCGACTGGATGTAGTTCAATATATGGCGGTTCTGCTCCATCTATGCCTTATCGCAAAAATAAAGATGGAAATGGCGTTGCTTGGGGTAACTCTTTGTTTGAAGATAATGCTGAGTTTGGCTTAGGTATGAAAATAGCAACTGAGACTATACGCCATAGAATAGAAAATATTATGCTAGATACAATGGACAAAGTGCCAAATTCTCTAAGTGCTCTTTATAAAGATTGGATAGAAAATAAACAATCTTCTTCAAAATCTCTTGAAGTAAGAGATAGATTAATTCCTATTTTAGAACAAAATAAAAATATACAAGGTGTCGAAGAACTTTTAGAGCTTAAACATTATCTTGCTAAAAAATCTCAATGGATATTTGGTGGAGATGGCTGGGCTTATGATATTGGATATGGTGGGCTTGATCATGTTTTAGCAAGTGGAGAAAATGTAAATATTTTGGTTTTAGATACCGAAGTTTATTCAAATACTGGAGGTCAAAGCTCAAAATCATCAAGATCTGGATCTATTGCACAATTTACATCTAGTGGAAAAGCAGTTCAGAAAAAAGATCTTGGTCAAATCGCTATGACTTATGGCAATATTTTTGTTGCTCAAATAAACTCAAACGCTTCACAAGTTCAAACTATAAAAGCTATCATAGAAGCTGAAGCTTATGATGGACCAAGTATTATTATATGCTATTCTCCTTGTATAGCTCATGGTATAAAAGGTGGTTTGAGTCATAGTGGAAATCAAGCTGAGCTTGCTACAAAATGTGGTTATTGGCCTACTTACACTTTTGATCCAAGATTAGCAAAAGAAGGAAAAAATCCTTTAAAACTATCAGCAAAAGAACCCGAATGGGATTTATATAAAAATTTCTTATTATCAGAAGTAAGATATAACGCCCTTAGCAAGTTGAATCCAGAACATGCTGAAGAACTTCTAGAAAAAAATCTTCAAGATGCAAAAAGAAGATATAGACAACTAAAACGTTTATCTGAAGCTGATTTTAGCAACGAAATTTAA
- a CDS encoding copper resistance protein NlpE, whose protein sequence is MSIKNFMFAVICSATLFGCSLSSQNVEKSAGQIYGSYTATLPCASCSGIEQILTLKDDNTYVLQSNYLDEKDGKFTDKGNYSIENGIITTINEFKEKNYYKIDGQNLRMLDSDKKITTGPLEKFYIFKPYRK, encoded by the coding sequence ATGAGTATAAAAAATTTTATGTTTGCGGTTATATGCTCTGCTACGCTGTTTGGTTGTTCTTTGAGTAGTCAAAATGTTGAAAAAAGTGCGGGTCAAATTTACGGCTCTTATACTGCAACACTACCTTGTGCTAGTTGTAGTGGAATAGAGCAAATTTTAACATTGAAAGATGATAATACTTATGTTTTGCAAAGTAATTATTTAGATGAGAAAGATGGAAAATTTACAGATAAAGGAAATTATAGTATAGAAAATGGCATTATTACTACAATTAATGAATTTAAAGAAAAAAATTACTACAAAATTGACGGACAAAATTTAAGAATGCTAGATTCTGATAAAAAAATAACAACAGGACCTCTTGAAAAATTCTATATATTTAAACCATATAGGAAATAA
- a CDS encoding MFS transporter, translated as MKKYLYLLKTHRNFRILCVVQIICYFGAWFSHTGIFTMLINLNAPVWAISLCAAMAYIPCVILAPFSGILVDRFSPKPMLIVMMIIETITIVMLLFIDSLDMLWLLLIIIFVRMGVGGIYFQVEMSILPKILKNQELKFANEIHSMIWASCYTIGMAGAGVYIYFFGVKSAFMLDVILYIVSFYFLHKLVLPKVDKTAVKPIFTMFKNGIVYIKNNKLIIHLIILHGFVGITSYEALIALLADYKYTNILSIPLIIGFMNTARALSLIIGPTLLSKFTNNKTIMYMYFGQGFGIIIWAFLQFNFYLGFIGLATAGFFTSTLWSYTYTLVQRNCDEQFYGRVIAYNDMVILLVSAMFSMFVGFMFKASFSLQTITIIMGSVFFIGGIYYYWVNKFYIIK; from the coding sequence ATGAAAAAATATTTATATTTATTAAAAACACATAGAAATTTTAGAATTTTATGTGTTGTGCAGATTATATGTTATTTTGGTGCATGGTTTTCTCATACAGGTATTTTTACAATGCTTATAAATTTAAATGCACCTGTTTGGGCTATTTCATTATGTGCTGCTATGGCTTATATTCCTTGTGTTATTTTAGCACCATTTAGCGGTATTTTAGTTGATAGGTTTAGCCCTAAACCTATGCTTATTGTCATGATGATTATAGAAACTATAACTATAGTTATGTTGCTTTTTATAGATTCTCTTGATATGCTTTGGTTGCTTCTTATAATTATATTTGTTAGAATGGGTGTTGGGGGCATATATTTTCAAGTAGAGATGAGTATACTTCCTAAAATTTTAAAAAATCAAGAATTAAAATTCGCAAATGAAATACATTCAATGATATGGGCGAGTTGTTACACAATAGGAATGGCTGGAGCCGGAGTTTATATCTATTTTTTTGGTGTAAAAAGTGCTTTTATGCTTGATGTTATTTTATATATAGTTAGCTTTTATTTTTTACATAAACTTGTTTTACCAAAAGTCGATAAAACAGCTGTAAAGCCTATATTTACAATGTTTAAAAATGGTATAGTTTATATAAAAAACAATAAGCTTATTATACATTTAATTATCTTGCATGGATTTGTAGGAATAACCTCATATGAAGCTTTGATTGCATTACTTGCTGATTATAAGTATACAAATATTTTATCAATACCTCTGATAATAGGATTTATGAATACCGCAAGAGCGTTATCTTTGATAATTGGTCCAACCTTGCTTAGTAAATTTACAAATAATAAAACTATTATGTATATGTATTTTGGTCAGGGATTTGGCATAATCATATGGGCTTTTTTACAATTTAATTTTTATTTAGGTTTTATAGGTCTGGCAACTGCTGGATTTTTTACATCTACCCTTTGGAGTTATACTTATACTCTTGTTCAAAGAAATTGCGATGAGCAGTTTTATGGTAGAGTAATAGCTTATAATGATATGGTGATTTTGTTAGTAAGTGCTATGTTTTCGATGTTTGTTGGATTTATGTTTAAAGCTTCATTTAGTTTGCAAACCATAACTATAATAATGGGAAGCGTATTTTTTATAGGCGGAATTTATTATTATTGGGTAAATAAATTTTATATTATAAAATAA
- a CDS encoding CheR family methyltransferase, which yields MFFRRKKKEESNLQETNKKDLIIDTRNFDKFISIIQDICGADLKPKYNTIFERLEIFAKNRQIPSFDKIIDLIKTDSNLKQDILNLITVNETYFYRELPQLQEVISYAKTLTNPKILCAPCSSGDEVYSLCMLAVENNLRNISLLGIDINSEAINECIEGRYNERHLHRLNNEQKNKFFINKNGVFEIKKNILPKCEFKIVNIFDDEMLKIGTFDIILSRNMMIYFDDEFKLKCVKILHKLLNQNGRLYAGHADLIPDTKIYQKVYESGVSYYKKI from the coding sequence ATGTTTTTTAGAAGAAAGAAAAAAGAAGAATCAAATTTGCAAGAAACAAATAAGAAAGATTTAATCATAGATACTAGGAATTTTGATAAATTTATAAGCATTATTCAAGATATATGCGGTGCTGATTTAAAACCAAAATATAATACTATATTTGAAAGACTTGAAATTTTTGCTAAAAATAGACAAATACCTAGTTTTGATAAGATTATAGATTTAATAAAAACAGATTCAAATTTAAAACAAGATATATTAAATCTCATAACAGTAAATGAGACATATTTTTATAGAGAATTACCACAGCTACAAGAAGTCATAAGCTACGCAAAAACACTTACAAATCCTAAAATACTTTGTGCACCATGCTCAAGTGGTGATGAAGTTTATTCTTTATGTATGTTAGCTGTCGAGAATAATCTTAGAAATATTAGCTTACTTGGGATAGACATAAACTCAGAGGCGATAAATGAGTGTATAGAAGGAAGATATAACGAAAGGCATTTACACAGGTTAAACAATGAGCAAAAAAATAAATTTTTCATAAATAAAAACGGCGTGTTTGAAATCAAAAAAAATATTTTACCCAAATGCGAATTTAAAATAGTAAATATATTTGATGATGAAATGCTAAAAATAGGAACTTTTGACATTATTCTTTCAAGAAATATGATGATATATTTTGATGATGAATTTAAACTAAAATGCGTTAAAATTTTACATAAATTACTTAATCAAAATGGAAGACTTTATGCAGGTCATGCAGATCTCATACCAGATACAAAAATTTATCAAAAAGTATATGAAAGCGGAGTTTCTTACTATAAAAAAATATAA
- a CDS encoding CheB methylesterase domain-containing protein: protein MLKNKLVLIGASTGGPGHLKKLLCDIKINDNTIVIAQHMDSIFIPSFCNQLAKECHINVECIENKIKLENKFYICKHNTQISKDLIASIHTDIKAPYSPNVDILFTSASNLCKDVEIMAILLTGIGDDGASGLLKLYENRAKCIAENEESAIVFGMPKRAKEINPNLKTMNLNDIRKELERFLYVF, encoded by the coding sequence ATGCTTAAAAATAAACTTGTTTTAATAGGTGCCTCAACTGGAGGTCCAGGTCATTTAAAAAAACTTCTATGCGATATAAAGATAAATGATAACACAATAGTTATAGCCCAACATATGGATAGTATTTTTATACCATCTTTTTGTAATCAACTAGCAAAAGAATGTCATATAAATGTAGAATGCATAGAAAATAAAATAAAACTAGAAAATAAATTTTATATATGTAAACATAACACCCAAATATCAAAAGATTTGATAGCTTCTATACATACCGACATTAAAGCACCATACTCTCCAAATGTAGATATACTTTTTACCTCTGCTTCAAATTTATGTAAAGATGTAGAAATTATGGCGATACTTCTTACAGGAATTGGAGATGATGGAGCAAGTGGTCTTTTAAAACTTTATGAAAACAGAGCAAAATGTATAGCAGAAAACGAAGAAAGTGCTATTGTTTTTGGTATGCCAAAAAGAGCTAAAGAGATTAATCCGAATTTAAAAACTATGAACTTAAATGATATAAGAAAAGAACTAGAAAGGTTTTTATATGTTTTTTAG